The sequence TCTCTACTACAGGGCCCGCCGCCGCCCCGGTCAGTGCACCGCCTCCTAAGAGGTCACATGCCGGCGGAAAAACCTAAGCGCTTCGCGCTTCGAGATCGTCCCTTCGGCCACGCCACGCGTCAGTCGCTCCAGTTCCCCGTTCGTCGCCGCGAGGGCGCGGTCGTTGAGCAGCAGGAATACCTCGGCGGCGGCCAGGGCGGTGCGCTTGTTGCCGTCCACAAACGGATGGTTCCGACAGAGATGGTAGAGGTAGGCGGCGGCTTTTTCGGCAAGGCCACGGTGGAGGTACTTCCCCCCGGCGCCTGCGGCGGGCATGGAGGCGGCGGATTCCAGAAGCCCGCGGTCGCGCAGCCCCGCCTCGCCTCCGAACTCGCGGATCATCCGCCGGTGGATGGCCGCCACGTGATCCGCCTCGAGGAAGACGATAGGTCGGCTCATTCGGCGAGTTTTCTCAAGGCCGCTCGCCGATGCGCCACGACGCGGTCCAGGCTGGCCTCCAGCCGCGCCTTGTCCACCGGGCGCGGATTGGCCGGCGTGACGATGAGGCTTCCGCCCTCGACCGTCAGTTGCACCCGCCCGTTCTCTTCCAGGCCCAGCAGTTCCACGATGGGCTTGTCGAGAAGCAGGGCGCTCGAGTTCCCGACCTTCCGGAGCCGCTTGAGCATGTCGCACCTCCCGTTATAACAATGTTATACCGCAGGCGGCCGGCCGGTCAAGGGGCTTCCCGCCGACCGGAGGGTTGGATGGTGACCGGCAGCGCTCTATGGCAACCGCCCTTCCAGAAGCGCCGCCTCGGCCTCCCTGGTCCACCGGCCGTCGGCGGCGAGGTCCTCGACGGGCGTCAGCGGCATCTGGATCTGCGGGTAGATGACGATCCGGCCCGGGTATGTGCCGGCGTGGGTGTGATGGACGGCGTCGCTGGCGGCGTCGAGGCCGCCGATGCACGCGACCGAGTTGTTCGGGTCGATGCGTTCCGCCGCCGCGTTGTCCAGCGCGCGGCGCAGGGCCTCGATCGGCGACCCGCTCGTCGCGAGCATCGTCCACGCGCCGTAGTGCATGTCGTTCAGGTTCAGCCGCATCCACGCCTTGTCGCGGCTCTCGAAGCCCGCGAACATGTTCAGGTAGCCCCCGTGGGCGAGGTACTCGAGGGCCTCTTCGGCGGCCTTGGCCACGGGCGCCAGGACCAGGATGTCGTCCGCCCCCTGCTTCGCGAGGACCGTCTCGATGGGCTGTTTCGCCAGGTTCACGAGGACCAGTTCGACGCCTTTTTTCTTGGCGAGCGGCGCGAGGCTCCGGCGGACCTTCTCCAGGCGGTCCTCTTTCATCTCGGAGACGATGATCCGGGCCGCCCCGTCCTGGATGCCTTTCTCGACGTGCATCAGGCCGAGCGGCCCGGCCCCGACGTACCAGGCCGTCCCGCCCGGCTTGACGCTTTGCGTCGGGCGGTGGTGATGGTAGGCGTGATAGACGCAGGCCCACGGCTCGGCGAGGGCGGCCTGCGAGTAGCCGAGGCGCGGATCGATCTTCAGCAGGTATCCCCCCGCGTGGATGATCGGGCCGATTGTCTGGTACTCCTGCTGGGCCCCGCGCAGTTTGTAGCCGTAGCAGATGTTTTCGTCGCCCACGTAGATGTCGGCCTGGACGGCGTAGCGTTCGCCGACGGCGTATTTCTTCGCGAGCGCCTTGCCGACCCGCACGACCGTCAGCGACACCTCGTGGCCCGGCACGGTCGGGTCGCTGGCGAGGTCTTTGCCGCGCATCCGCGTGTGCGATTCGCCCTGCGAGATCATCTTCCAATCGCTCGCGCAGACGCCGACGGCGTCGATGCGCACGAGGAGTTCGTCGGCCCCTGGCGCCGGCATCGGCATCTCTTCCAGGCGAAGATTCTCCAGGCCCGCCCCATAGAGGTTCCACGCCCGGCTGGTCTTCGGAATGCGATACGAACCGGTGACTCGGGCGTAATCGTCCAATCGGCTCACGGTGCAGCCTCCTTTTTCCAACCTGTAGCGCGAGGGCTTGCCCCTCGCGCATTTTCTTGCGGCATGCGCGGGGGATAAACCCCCGCGCTACAACGGCAACGGCCCAACGGTTCTGTAGCGCGGGGCCTTGTGCCCCGCGCATCCGGCTGTGACGATTCAAAGCGCTTCAGGATCGAGATACGCCCACGGCCACGACTCGCCTTCTTGGATCAATCCCTTGCGCACCGGGTTGGCGACGACGTAAGCGGCGAGAATTCCGGGGTTCTCGTCCCCTCGAAGTACGCGGTCATGGAAGCCCCTTTGCCACAGAGGGGACTCGA is a genomic window of Planctomycetota bacterium containing:
- a CDS encoding type II toxin-antitoxin system death-on-curing family toxin — translated: MSRPIVFLEADHVAAIHRRMIREFGGEAGLRDRGLLESAASMPAAGAGGKYLHRGLAEKAAAYLYHLCRNHPFVDGNKRTALAAAEVFLLLNDRALAATNGELERLTRGVAEGTISKREALRFFRRHVTS
- a CDS encoding AbrB/MazE/SpoVT family DNA-binding domain-containing protein, whose amino-acid sequence is MLKRLRKVGNSSALLLDKPIVELLGLEENGRVQLTVEGGSLIVTPANPRPVDKARLEASLDRVVAHRRAALRKLAE
- a CDS encoding alcohol dehydrogenase catalytic domain-containing protein, with the protein product MSRLDDYARVTGSYRIPKTSRAWNLYGAGLENLRLEEMPMPAPGADELLVRIDAVGVCASDWKMISQGESHTRMRGKDLASDPTVPGHEVSLTVVRVGKALAKKYAVGERYAVQADIYVGDENICYGYKLRGAQQEYQTIGPIIHAGGYLLKIDPRLGYSQAALAEPWACVYHAYHHHRPTQSVKPGGTAWYVGAGPLGLMHVEKGIQDGAARIIVSEMKEDRLEKVRRSLAPLAKKKGVELVLVNLAKQPIETVLAKQGADDILVLAPVAKAAEEALEYLAHGGYLNMFAGFESRDKAWMRLNLNDMHYGAWTMLATSGSPIEALRRALDNAAAERIDPNNSVACIGGLDAASDAVHHTHAGTYPGRIVIYPQIQMPLTPVEDLAADGRWTREAEAALLEGRLP